In Gemmatimonadaceae bacterium, the genomic stretch TGACACTCGCAAGCTACCGTGCGCCGGTAACAGTTCGCTCGGTCGTCTGGGTGATCATTGCATTTACCGCCGCCCGGTTCGCCGCAATGGGATTCAACCGGATCGTTGATCGAGACGTCGATGCACTGAATCCACGCACACGATCCCGCGAGATTCCCTCAGGAACGCTGAGTGTGGGTGCCGCAGCGACCGCAGTGACGATTGCTTCCGCGGTTTTCATCGCCGCTGCCTGGCAGCTCAGCCCGGTCTGCCTGTTGCTTTCTCCGATTGCGCTCGCGTGGGTTCTGTTCTACAGCTTCACCAAGCGGTTCACAGGCTGGTGTCACATCGTCCTCGGCATTGGACTGTCGATTGCGCCCGTAGGCGGCTATCTGGCGATTTCGGGACAGTGGAGCGAACCCTGGTGGCTGTTGATCGCACTGGCACTGGCGGTGGCAACCTGGGTGGGCGGATTCGACATTCTCTACGCGCTTCAGGATGTCGGCTTCGATCGATCGCATGAACTTCATTCCCTGCCGGCCGCAGTTGGTGAACGAAAGGCACTCCTGTATGCGCGCGTCTTGCATGTGATGACAGTCGCGATGCTTGCTTCCGTGGGTGTCGCAGCAAAGGCAGGCTGGGTGTATGCGGCGGGTGTAGCGATCGCCGCATGTATGCTCCTCTACGAACATTCACTCGTCAAGCCGAACGATCTGTCGCGCCTCGATGCTGCGTTCTTTACCATGAATGGCATCATCAGCATCACCTTTTTCGCTTTCGTCATCGCCGAGCGGCTGGTCGGATGAATCAGCGTGCGCCGCTGGTTTTTGGAGTCACGGGCGCGTCCGGTGCACCGTACGCTGTCCGGCTGTTGCAACAACTCGCAGCGGCAGAAATTCATGTGTCGCTGATTGTATCGTCCCACGGGATGCGGCTTTTCGAAACGGAGACGGAGATACGATCGATTGACGATCTCCAGCGCGCCGTCGGTGATGACCCCTGGAAGGAATTCGTCACGGTATACAGCAACGATGACCGGGGCGCGCCTCCAGCCTCGGGTTCGGCGCTTAGCTCCGGGATGGTGATCTGCCCCTGCTCCATGGGAACGCTGTCGGCGATCAGCGCTGGTGCGTCAAGATCGCTCATTGAAAGGGCTGCTGACGTCGCGCTCAAGGAACATCGCAAGCTCGTTCTCGTGCCCCGTGAGACACCACTCAGCGCGATACATCTGGCCAACATGCTGCGGGTAACGCGCGCCGGGGCGGTTGTCCTCCCGGCGGCACCCGCTTTTTACACCCGTCCGTCGACGATTGAAGACATGGTCGATTTCATCGTTGCTCGCATACTCGACCAGCTGGACGTTCCCCACGGCCTGGGCAAGCGATGGGATGGGGCGAAGGCAGAGTAGCTACATCACCTGCCGCGTGTGTCCCATTTCACCGGGGAAGCGCCGGAACCAGGATGAAAGGAGAAGCAATTCATCGATTTCATGAGTGGGGATGCGCGTGGTCGATTTCTCAACCGTGGAAAAAATGTCATCGACCAGGCGCTTCATTTTTGCCCGCTGCCACGTTGACCTGGGTTTCTCCAATTCCGCCCGCACGACTCCGCGCTTGACAAGATAGACGCGGTCGTCTCCCTGGTGGCCCGGCACGGTGTACACAAACGAAAGGGTCTCCACAGCAAACCTGAGCCGATTGAATTGCGCCCGCAGCGCATCGAGCCGGGCAAGCTTGTCGCGATAGGATCCAGCCCGTTCAAACTCCAGCATCATACTCGCCTGCTCCATTTTTCCCCGGAGCGTCTCGATCGGTCCGTCGCTCGATCCGTCGAGAAACGCCCTTGCCAGGGAAACACGCTCGTCATACTCTCCAACGCTGCACCCACCGACACACGGGCCAAGGCACTTCGCGATTTCGTGGCGGATGCAGCCCGGCGTTCGGGGCATCAGCTGAAAAAGCTCCTGTTGATCGCTGAAGTGCATCTTCAGGTCTGCCCTGCAGTCCCGCAGCATGAGCGCGTCGCTCAACTCACGAATGGCGTCGCCGATGCGGCGAGCTCCAACGAAAGGCCCATAGTAGATCGACCCGTCGTCTGCAGACGCCCCGCGAACCACCGCCAGCTTCGGTGCAGCGCCACGTGTGATCCTGATGAACGAATAGTGCAGGGCATCGCGTTTCATGGCGACGTTGAGACGCGGGCGAAAACGCTTTATCAGCCGCAACTCCTGCAACAACGCGGCAAACTCGCTTGGGGTGTACTCCCAGTCTATGGTCTCGGCTTCACGCAGTATGCGCGCGCCCTTGTCTCCAGGGTACGCACAACGGAAATAGCTCAGCAGCCGGCTGCGAATGCGCTTTGACTTGCCGACATAGACTACCTCACCGGTCGACGACAGCATTCTGTAAATGCCCGGCCGGTCGGCAGTGCCGGCTGTCACAAGGTTGCGCATTGTCGCCAGCTGCGCATCGCTGGTTCGCTCCCGGCGGCCCGCTGCGACAGCCTTTTTCTGCAGAGGCGCACAGTCAATCAGAGTAGCTGCACCGCTGTCGCGCATCACGACTGACAACGCGCGCAGAAAACGGTTGCCCGGCCGTCTACCGCGTGGGTTCCAATAAGCTTTGCACCGCAGCGGTTACAGGGCTTGCCATCCCTGCCATAAGCCTGAAGCTGTGCGGCGAAGCCACCGCGCTGGCCGCGCGAGTCGACGTAGTCCCGGAAGGTAGTGCCGCGAAGAGCAATCGATTCTTCAAGCACCGACACGATCGCATGGTGCAGGCGCTCGAACTCGGCAGTTCGAATGGTTTTTCCGCGGCGCGACGGGTCAATCCCGGCCCGCCAAAGTGCTTCGTTGGCGTAGATATTCCCGATGCCCGCTATCCTGCGCTGGTCCATCAACACCTTCTTTACCGGCTGAATCGATTCCCGAACAAGCACCGATAAATGCTGCACTGTGAACGACCGGTCAAGAGGTTCCTTTCCGATGCGAGCGGTGCAGACTGCGAATCTCTCCGCATCCATGAGCGAAAAGGTGCCAAGGCGTCGAATGTCGCGATAGTGAACCGATCGCCCGTCATCGAGATCGAGGCGAATGGTCGAGTAGGCGAGCAGCCCGGCGTCGAGCGTTCCATCATCCACGATCAGCGCGCCCGTGAACCGGGGCTGAACTACGATCCGGTCGCTGGTCGAAAGATCGAGAACGATCAGTTTCGCGCGTCTCCAGCTCCGCTCGATCGTGGCACCGCAAACGCGTTTTACAAGCTCTGCGACGCTGACCTCCCGCAGGACATCGGGCCGAGTGACCGTGGCCGCCATGATCGTTCGGCCCGACAGCGTGCGGTCGAGATCCCTCGCGATCGTCTCTGTCTCAGGAAGCTCGGGCACTGCGCTCGAGCTCCCGCCATGCGATGTCCCGCCTGAACTGTTTCCCGGCAAAAGAGACCTTGCCGGCGTGGGTTCGCGAGCAGGCCGCTGCTTCAGTAATAGAAGGTCCGATTCCCGTAACGGTGAGGATCCGGCCGCCGGAAGTCACAAGCTCTCCGGACTCCATGATACGGCGAGTCCCCGCATGAAACACATCTACCGCAGGCGGAACTGCCGGAAGCCGAACTGAATCGCCAACTCGCGGAGCGTCCGGATAACCATGTGCCGCGAGAACCGTTGCCACCGAATACATGGGCTCCCATACAATATTTCCATATTCGGCCAGCGATCCGCCAGTCGCGACTGAGTACATCAGGTCCAGCAGTGAGCTTCGCATGAGCGGCAGGATTGCCTGCGTTTCCGGATCGCCGAACCGGCAGTTGAATTCGACCACTCTGGGTCCGTCGCGCGTGAGCATCAGGCCGGCGTAAAGCAGGCCATGGAAAGGCCGCCCACAACCGCGAAGCGCCCTGAGTGTCGGCTCGAAGACGCGGGTGACGATTTCCTCGATCACCTGCGGTGTGGCGACGGAGACCGGCGCGTAGGCCCCCATTCCGCCAGTGTTGGGCCCGGCATCGCCGTCGAGCAGGCGTTTGTGGTCCTGGGCAGGCAGCATCGGTATCACATGAGTGCCGTCGGTGATTCCAAACACCGACAACTCCTCTCCATCCATGAACTCCTCCACGAGAATTTCGGCACCTGCGTCGCCAAACTCCCGGTCGCGCAGCATCATGTCGATGGCGCGTTCCGCCTCCTCGTTGCTCCGCGCAACAATCACCCCTTTGCCTGCCGCCAGACCGGACGCCTTGATCACCACCGGTGATCCAAGCCGATGTACTGCCGCACGTGCGTCGAGCGCCACCGTATGATACGTGGCCGACGCTGTCGGAACGCCGGCCTCGGCCATCAGCAGTTTCGCAAATCGCTTCGATGTCTCGATCTCCGCCGCTGCCCTGAGGGGCCCGAAGATGGGAGCGCTGGCCCCGGTAAATACGTCGGCGATGCCGTCTGCAAGTGGCCCTTCAGGCCCAACGACGGTCATATCAACGCGCGCCCGGGCGGCGAAGCCCAGCAGGCCACGGATATCACCAGGCTGTACCGGAATACACTCGACGATCTCCGCGAGCCCGGCGTTGCCAGGGGCGGCTATGAGGTCGAGTAACGGCTCGTCCCGCAGGAGTTTGGCCGCGATCGCATGTTCGCGCGCGCCACTCCCAACGAGGAGCACTTTCATTGCGCGTTACGCCTGCCTAGGCGAATGCGTGCTCCACATCCGCAAGCAGATCCTCGACATCCTCGACACCGCAGGAAAGCCGCACCAGGCCTTCGGTGATCCCCAGCGTGGCGCGACGCTCGGCAGGCACGGATGCGTGTGTCATCGACGCCGGATGGCTGATGAGACTCTCCACCCCACCGAGCGACTCGGCGAGAGCAAAAACGCGCACCTTGCCGAGCACCTCGGCGGCCCGCGCCTTGGTCCCCAGCTCGACCGATATCATGCCTCCGAATCCCGTCATCTGCCGTCGGGCCAGATCGTGCTGGGGATGCGAATCCAGCCCGGGATAGATCACGTTTTCCGCGCCCAGCATGTCAACCAGGCACGAAGCAATGCGGCGGCCGTTTGCGTCATGACGCGGCATTCGCAGGTGAAGGGTCTTCGTGCCGCGCAGGGCAAGCCACGAATCGAACGGCCCGGGAACGGCGCCCGCTGCATTCTGGATAAACTGTAATTTCTCCGCAATTCCGTCATCGCGGACAACTGCCATCCCGCCGATCATGTCGCTGTGGCCGTTGAGGTATTTGGTGGTGGAATGATACACGATATCTGCACCATGCTCGAACGGCCGCTGAAAAAATGGAGTCGCGAATGTGTTGTCGACGATGAACAATGCATCGGCGCGTTTGGCTATTTCGCCGGCGGCACCAAGGTCGGTAAGGCGCATGAGAGGATTCGTCGGCGTCTCGATGAGCACCGCTCGCGTGTCAGCCGAACAGGCGTCGGCAATGCGCTGCGGGTCTCGGCTGTCCACAAACGTGAACGTCAGGCCGAAGTTGGCGAGAATCCGGTCGAACAGCCGGAACGTGCCCCCGTAAACATTCTCTCCGCATACGATGTGATCGCCCGATCGAAAAAGTTTCATCAGCGAGTCGAGACATCCCATTCCGCTGCTAAAGGCGAAGCCGTGCACACCGCCTTCAAGCGCCGCGACGTTGCGCTCGAGAGCTTCGCGAGTGGGATTCTTGCCCCGGGCGTATTCGTAGCCCTTGTTCTCGCCAAGCGCATCCTGGACATAGGTCGAGGTGGTGTAGATAGGCGTCATGATCGCGCCCGACAGCGGGTCCGGTCGCTGACCGGCATGGATGGCGCGGGTGCCAAACGACGCCAGCGCGTCTTCGTCGAAAATTCGGGTCATGCTCTGTACAGTTAGGGTATTGGGTCGTGAAAAGATAAGCCCCCCTGCCGCATCCTGGCGCCGCTCTGCACACACAGGCAGAGCCGGCAATTGGCGGTGATCGGAAATTGTCGTCAGATTCACCACGGCGCACAATCGGAACGCGGGGAGAACGCGCCCCCACCCTGACCCAGGAAAAACATGAACCAGCACTCGAACTACTTCAGGCTCCTCGGAACCGCGGCCCTCGTTGTTGGCTTTACCGCCTGCAGTGCAGATACGGACGATGCGGCGGTCGTTAGCGACACCGGTACCGCGACGGTGGCGGCTGATGCCCAGATTGCAACTCCGCCTGAAACGCCGCCAACCATGATGGGCGCCGCGGCCACCGGGGCGTGGATCAATCCGAATTCCGCTCCCGCGACCGAGTTGATGACGATTGCCGGCATGACGCAGCCGGTAGCTGACGCGCTCATCGCTGGGCGGCCCTACACAAGCATGACGAAGGTCAACGCGGTGCTCGCGAAAACCATGAGTGAAAAGCAGCGCGACTCGGCGTACACGCGCCTCTGGATGCCGATCGATCTGAACAAGGCAACGGGGGAAGAAATGCAATTGATCCCCGGCGTCGGCCCGAAGATGGAGCATGAGTTCGAGGAGTACCGCCCATACACCGACATGGCCAGGTTCAGGCGGGAAATCGGCAAGTACGTCGATGCCGCGGAAGTTGCGCGTCTCGAGAGATACGTCGAAATCAGGTGAGACTGACGGATGTCATGCGGCAGGGCCGGTGGCATGTGTTGTTGCTCTTGCTTGCCGGATGTGCACCGCCTGCCAGCAACGCCGCTTTGCCGTCCATCCGCGTGCTCGTTTACAACATCCACGCCGGAAAGGATGCGAGCGGGGTCGACAATCTCGAGCGGGTAGCGGAGGTCGTCCGCGAGAGTGGTGCCGACGTGGCGATGTTGCAGGAAGTGGATCGTCGAACCAGGCGATCCGGAAATGTCGATCAGGTGGCGCGTCTCGCGTCGCTGACCGGGTTCCGCGCAGCATTTGGAAAGACGCTCGATTACCAGGGCGGGGAATACGGGATCGCCATATTGTCGCGGCGAAGTATCCGGTCTGATACTCTGCTGCGTCTTCCCGTAAACCCGCCGCAGGAACGGTCCGGCGCGGGCTACGAACCCCGCGGCGCGCTTCGGGCAACCATCCTGACGTCGCTTGGCGAGGTGCGCGTACTGAACACCCACATCGATCCATCGCGCGAAGATTTCTACAGGCTCCAGGAAGCCCGCGAGCTGGTGCGCATCGGCCGTGCACTTCAGGCCGACGGCAGTACCGTCCTTCTCGGCGGTGACCTGAACTCCGAGCCGGAGAGTGCAGTGATGGCGATTTTTGCTGCATCCGGATGGAAAGACGGATGGCGGTGTGGCAACGGGAACGGTTTTAGCTACCCGGCGAAACTGCCTGTCAAGCGGATCGATTATCTGCTGCTGCCGCTGGAAGTCCGCTGCCGGACGGCGAGAGTCATCGAGAGTCAGGCGTCCGATCATCTTCCGGTGCTCTACGAGATTGAGACCGTTGCTCGTTCACGCGACCGGACATGAGCACGCAACACAGAGCTGGACTTCTGCGGCACGTAGCGGTGATACGCGGTTGCTAGATTTCGCGGCTTGTCCACCGCAGCGGAGATACTGAATGGCGTATGAAGGCCTGATGGTGAGTGTCTCGGGTGTCCGCGGTCGCGTCGGCGAGGCACTCACGCCCGAGGTCATGGCGAAGTTCGCGGCCGGGTTCGGGGCCTGGGCAAGGCAGCGCGCCGGGGGTGTGCCCGCAAAGGTCGTCGTGGGACGGGACAGCCGGGTGTCGGGACCGATGTTTCACCCGGTCGTAATTTCCGCCCTTCAATCCGTTGGTTGCGGCGTGATCGATGTCGGAATGGCGCCGACACCCACGATTCAGCTCGCGGTCGAGCATCACCACGCTGCAGGCGGACTTGCCATCACAGCCAGCCACAACCCGATCGAGTGGAATGCTCTCAAGTTCATCAGTTCCTCAGGACTCTTTCTCGACCCTGCCGAGTCGATGGAGATGCGTGCGGTCGTTGACGGTGATATCCGTCGCGCAACGTGGGATGAAATCGGGATCATCGAGACAGACACCAGCGCGATCGCCCGTCATATCAAGGCTGTGCTCGCAATTCCCTTTCTCGACGTCGCTGGAATTCAGCGGCGTGGCTATCACGTCGCACTCGATTGCGTCTGCGGCGCCGGCGGCATTTTCATGCCGGAGCTGCTGAGGCAGCTTGGCTGTCGCGTTTCAGCGATCAATCTTGAAACGACCGGAAGGTTCCCGCACTCCCCGGAACCTATTGCTGAAAACCTGGGTGATCTGGAGCGGCTTGTTCTCGAATCGAAAGCTGACGTCGGGTTTGCGGTGGATCCCGATGTTGACCGGCTTGCGCTTGTTTCCGATGAAGGGAAAGCGATTGGCGAGGATTACACTCTGGCTCTCGCCGCCAAGATTGTGCTGCGACATCGACAGGGAGGGGTGGTGACGAACCTTTCCACCAGCCGGATTGTCGACGATATCGCGAGGGAAGCCAACCGCTCTGTAATACGTGCGCCGGTGGGCGAGGTGAACGTCGCCACCCGCATGCGGTCGGAGAGCGCGGCGATAGGGGGTGAAGGCAACGGCGGTGTCATTCTTCCTGAGCTTCACCTTGGACGCGATGCTCCCGTTGGTGCGGCTCTTATCCTGCAGCTCCTCCACGAGGAAGGCCGGTTGCTGGCGGCAATCGTTGCGGGCTATCCGCGCTACTCCATCGTCAAGGAAAAGCTCGATCTGCCCCCGGCGCCCCTGGAGTCGGTTTACACGTCACTACGAAAAGCATTTCCGGATGCACATGCCGACATGCAGGACGGATTGCGGCTTACCTGGGATGACCGGTGGGTGCACGTGCGTCCGTCGGGAACCGAGCCAATAGTGAGGGTAATAGCCGAGGCACCTTCAAGGGAAGACGCGGAAAAACTGGTCCGGGAAAGCAGGGCACCGCTCGAAGCGCTCAGCGCTTAGCGCCCGCTTCTATCCGGGCCTCGTCCTTGCCACTTATGTTGTGAAGTGGCAGTTGTCAGGCGCCTTAAGGGGATACGGTTTTCTATGTGCGGTATTGTCGGCTACATCGGAGAGAGAAGTGCGACCCCGGTTCTTCTCGACGGGTTGAAGCGCCTGGAATACCGGGGATACGACTCCGCCGGCGTCGCGGTGATGAACGGCAGCGGCGTTGAAACCAGGAAGGCCGCGGGAAAGATCTCGCGTCTCGAGGCTGCCCTCATTGCCGCGCCGGTAAACGGCAACTTGGGCATCGCCCACACCCGCTGGGCGACGCATGGTGCGCCGAATGAATGCAACGCGCATCCGCACGTCGATTGCAAAGGTCAAATCGCCGTCGTTCATAATGGCATCATCGAGAATTCCACTATTCTCAAGGCGCGGCTTGTCGAGCTCGGCCACAAATTCGTATCCGAGACGGATACCGAAGTCATCGCCCACCTGATTGAAGAGGCCTTTGATGGCAACCTCGAGGATGCCGTCATCGAAGCCTTGTGGCAGGTAGAAGGGACGTACGGCATCGCTGTCGTCTCGAGTGAAGACAAAGACAAGATTGTCGCGGCGCGAAAGGGAAGTCCGCTCCTGGTAGGACTGGGCGATGGCGAGTACTACGTGGC encodes the following:
- a CDS encoding UbiA-like polyprenyltransferase — protein: MKTAVTPGEGQTVAGASSLAHYVNLVKLPHTVFALPFALVGVTLASYRAPVTVRSVVWVIIAFTAARFAAMGFNRIVDRDVDALNPRTRSREIPSGTLSVGAAATAVTIASAVFIAAAWQLSPVCLLLSPIALAWVLFYSFTKRFTGWCHIVLGIGLSIAPVGGYLAISGQWSEPWWLLIALALAVATWVGGFDILYALQDVGFDRSHELHSLPAAVGERKALLYARVLHVMTVAMLASVGVAAKAGWVYAAGVAIAACMLLYEHSLVKPNDLSRLDAAFFTMNGIISITFFAFVIAERLVG
- a CDS encoding PLP-dependent aspartate aminotransferase family protein; translated protein: MTRIFDEDALASFGTRAIHAGQRPDPLSGAIMTPIYTTSTYVQDALGENKGYEYARGKNPTREALERNVAALEGGVHGFAFSSGMGCLDSLMKLFRSGDHIVCGENVYGGTFRLFDRILANFGLTFTFVDSRDPQRIADACSADTRAVLIETPTNPLMRLTDLGAAGEIAKRADALFIVDNTFATPFFQRPFEHGADIVYHSTTKYLNGHSDMIGGMAVVRDDGIAEKLQFIQNAAGAVPGPFDSWLALRGTKTLHLRMPRHDANGRRIASCLVDMLGAENVIYPGLDSHPQHDLARRQMTGFGGMISVELGTKARAAEVLGKVRVFALAESLGGVESLISHPASMTHASVPAERRATLGITEGLVRLSCGVEDVEDLLADVEHAFA
- a CDS encoding flavin prenyltransferase UbiX, whose product is MNQRAPLVFGVTGASGAPYAVRLLQQLAAAEIHVSLIVSSHGMRLFETETEIRSIDDLQRAVGDDPWKEFVTVYSNDDRGAPPASGSALSSGMVICPCSMGTLSAISAGASRSLIERAADVALKEHRKLVLVPRETPLSAIHLANMLRVTRAGAVVLPAAPAFYTRPSTIEDMVDFIVARILDQLDVPHGLGKRWDGAKAE
- the glmM gene encoding phosphoglucosamine mutase yields the protein MAYEGLMVSVSGVRGRVGEALTPEVMAKFAAGFGAWARQRAGGVPAKVVVGRDSRVSGPMFHPVVISALQSVGCGVIDVGMAPTPTIQLAVEHHHAAGGLAITASHNPIEWNALKFISSSGLFLDPAESMEMRAVVDGDIRRATWDEIGIIETDTSAIARHIKAVLAIPFLDVAGIQRRGYHVALDCVCGAGGIFMPELLRQLGCRVSAINLETTGRFPHSPEPIAENLGDLERLVLESKADVGFAVDPDVDRLALVSDEGKAIGEDYTLALAAKIVLRHRQGGVVTNLSTSRIVDDIAREANRSVIRAPVGEVNVATRMRSESAAIGGEGNGGVILPELHLGRDAPVGAALILQLLHEEGRLLAAIVAGYPRYSIVKEKLDLPPAPLESVYTSLRKAFPDAHADMQDGLRLTWDDRWVHVRPSGTEPIVRVIAEAPSREDAEKLVRESRAPLEALSA
- the mutM gene encoding bifunctional DNA-formamidopyrimidine glycosylase/DNA-(apurinic or apyrimidinic site) lyase, translating into MPELPETETIARDLDRTLSGRTIMAATVTRPDVLREVSVAELVKRVCGATIERSWRRAKLIVLDLSTSDRIVVQPRFTGALIVDDGTLDAGLLAYSTIRLDLDDGRSVHYRDIRRLGTFSLMDAERFAVCTARIGKEPLDRSFTVQHLSVLVRESIQPVKKVLMDQRRIAGIGNIYANEALWRAGIDPSRRGKTIRTAEFERLHHAIVSVLEESIALRGTTFRDYVDSRGQRGGFAAQLQAYGRDGKPCNRCGAKLIGTHAVDGRATVFCARCQS
- a CDS encoding endonuclease/exonuclease/phosphatase family protein, whose amino-acid sequence is MRLTDVMRQGRWHVLLLLLAGCAPPASNAALPSIRVLVYNIHAGKDASGVDNLERVAEVVRESGADVAMLQEVDRRTRRSGNVDQVARLASLTGFRAAFGKTLDYQGGEYGIAILSRRSIRSDTLLRLPVNPPQERSGAGYEPRGALRATILTSLGEVRVLNTHIDPSREDFYRLQEARELVRIGRALQADGSTVLLGGDLNSEPESAVMAIFAASGWKDGWRCGNGNGFSYPAKLPVKRIDYLLLPLEVRCRTARVIESQASDHLPVLYEIETVARSRDRT
- a CDS encoding GIY-YIG nuclease family protein; its protein translation is MRDSGAATLIDCAPLQKKAVAAGRRERTSDAQLATMRNLVTAGTADRPGIYRMLSSTGEVVYVGKSKRIRSRLLSYFRCAYPGDKGARILREAETIDWEYTPSEFAALLQELRLIKRFRPRLNVAMKRDALHYSFIRITRGAAPKLAVVRGASADDGSIYYGPFVGARRIGDAIRELSDALMLRDCRADLKMHFSDQQELFQLMPRTPGCIRHEIAKCLGPCVGGCSVGEYDERVSLARAFLDGSSDGPIETLRGKMEQASMMLEFERAGSYRDKLARLDALRAQFNRLRFAVETLSFVYTVPGHQGDDRVYLVKRGVVRAELEKPRSTWQRAKMKRLVDDIFSTVEKSTTRIPTHEIDELLLLSSWFRRFPGEMGHTRQVM
- the purD gene encoding phosphoribosylamine--glycine ligase, giving the protein MKVLLVGSGAREHAIAAKLLRDEPLLDLIAAPGNAGLAEIVECIPVQPGDIRGLLGFAARARVDMTVVGPEGPLADGIADVFTGASAPIFGPLRAAAEIETSKRFAKLLMAEAGVPTASATYHTVALDARAAVHRLGSPVVIKASGLAAGKGVIVARSNEEAERAIDMMLRDREFGDAGAEILVEEFMDGEELSVFGITDGTHVIPMLPAQDHKRLLDGDAGPNTGGMGAYAPVSVATPQVIEEIVTRVFEPTLRALRGCGRPFHGLLYAGLMLTRDGPRVVEFNCRFGDPETQAILPLMRSSLLDLMYSVATGGSLAEYGNIVWEPMYSVATVLAAHGYPDAPRVGDSVRLPAVPPAVDVFHAGTRRIMESGELVTSGGRILTVTGIGPSITEAAACSRTHAGKVSFAGKQFRRDIAWRELERSARAS